Part of the Kitasatospora sp. NBC_00374 genome is shown below.
GACCGCGTCGAGCAGGATCACCTTGACGCCGCGGGCCAGCATGTCCTCGAACTGCTGCTTCTGGTTGCCCTCGTCGCCGTCGGCGTTGGCGTAGTCGATGGTGCACTTGGTGCACAGTCCGGCGACCGAGGCCTCGATCAGCGGCTTGTCGAAGCTCTCGTAGCGCGTCGAGGAAGCCCGCTCGGGCAGGAGCAGACCGATGGTCTTGTTGCTGGGCGCGGACGACGAGGGGTCGTTCAGGCCACAGGCGGCGAGCGACAGCGTCATCGACACAGCGGCCGTACCGACGAGCAGGCGACGCGTCATTGCGTTCATGGTGGGTGGTGCCTCCCTGACAGCGCCGCAGCCTCGCGGCGAGTGAAGGGGAGTCAAGCGGGCGCTCCGATGTGACGTCAATAATTAAAGCATCCTGCTTACAATGTCGACCAAGTCGTTACCTTCTTGAATGATCATTTGATGTGACCCGCGTAGAGTCCGAGGCTCGGTCGAGGTTGTGGTCGACTTCTCAACATGGCGGCCCAACTCCCGTCAGGCGGAGGCGAACCCGGCCCGCGCGGACGCCGGAGCCGCGGACGGCCGGGGCCTGCCCGGCGGCTGCGCCCCGGCCGTCCGGCCGATTCCGTTCGTCCACCATCGTTCGGCTACCGTTCGGCGCGGACCACCAGGAAGACCCCGCTCACCACGATCGCGCCGCCGAGCAGCACCGGCCAGGTCAGCGGCTCCGCCAGGACCAGCCAGCCCAGCACCACCGCCACCACCGGGTTGACGTACGCGTACGTCGCGACCAGGGACAGCGGAGCCCGCTGCAGCAGCCAGGCGTACGCGGTGAAGGCGATCAGCGAGCCGAAGCTGCACAGGTACGCCAGGGCGAGCCAGGAGCGGGTCGACACGGCCGCCAGCTCGAAGTGCTGCGGTTCACCGCGGAGCACGGCGAGCAGCAGGGCCCCGACACCGGCGGCGAACATCTCGTACACGCTGGCGGCCATCGGGTTGGCGGGCATCTCCAGCTTCCCGGCGAGGAAGGAGCCGAAGGCCCAGATCAGCGCGGCCAGCACCACCGAGAGCAGGCCGCTGAGCCTGACCTCCCCGCTCAGGCCCGGTGAGGTCAGCACCGCCAGGCCGACCAGGCCGAGCAGCACGCCGGCCAGCGTGGCCAGCGGCGGGCGCCGGCCCGTGGACAGGTTCAGCAGCACCACCCACAGCGGCACGCTCGCCACCAGCAGCGCCGTCAGCCCGGACGGCACCGAACGCTCCGCCAGGACGACCAGCCCGTTGCCGCCCACCAGCAGCAGCAGCCCGACCACGACCGCCGAGCCAAGCTGGCGGCCGGTCACCCGGAGCGCGGCCGGGCCCTGACGCCAGAGCAGGAGCAGGGCCAGCAGCGGGGCCGCCGCGAAGAACCGGGCACTGGCCGACAGGAACGGCGGCATCGTCTCGACCGCCACCCGGATCGCCAGGTAGGTCGAGCCCCACACCACGTACACGATGCCCAGGGCCGCCCAGACCGCCCCGCCGAGGGCGGGCCGGGCCGGGGTGGGGGCGGGCCCGGGGGACGTGGCGTCCGCCGTCGCTCGCGGTGCCGAGGATGACATGTGTGACTCCTGATTTTGGTCCTGTTGGCGGTCTGTGCGGGTATGAGACCACATCCGGCGCCGCAGGTACACGGAGATAGGGCCGCACCCTGCCCGCCACCTCGGCCGACCGGATGAACGGCGGCCGCCGGAGGTGTGCCCGCCACCCGGGCGGCCCCGACCGGATGGTAGGGATGGAGCCCGTTCGAGGGGCGACCGAGGAGCGCACGGGGTGGAGTGGTTCGCGGCACCGGAGTACTGGCTCGCCCGGGAGGTCTTCCAGCGCCTGCTGGCCGCCGTCTACCTGACCGCCTTCGTCGCGGCCGCCAACCAGTTCCGCGCGCTGATCGGCGAGCGCGGGATGCTGCCGGTCCCCGAGTTCACCGCCCGCGTCCCGGCCCGGCACTCACCCAGCCTGTTCCACCTGCACTACTCGGACCGGGCCTTCGCCGCCGCCGCCCGGACGGGCGCCGCACTGTCGGCCGCCCTGCTCGCCGGCGTTGACGATCTGCTGCCGCTCTGGGCGGCCATGACCCTCTGGGGTGTGCTGTGGGTGCTCTACCTGTCGATCGTCAACGTCGGCCAGACCTGGTACGCCTTCGGCTGGGAGTCCCTGCTGCTGGAGACCGGCTTCCTGGCCGCCTTCCTCGGCAACGACGAGGTCGCGCCGCCGGTGCTCGTGCTCTGGCTGCTGCGGTGGCTGCTGTTCCGGGTCGAGTTCGGCGCCGGACTGATCAAATGGCGCGGCGACCGCTGCTGGCGCGACCTCACCTGCCTCTACTACCACCACGAGACCCAGCCGATGCCCGGCCCGCTCAGCTGGTTCTTCCACCACCTGCCCCGCCCGCTGCACCGCGTCGAGGTCGCGGCCAACCACCTGGTGCAGCTCGTGGTGCCGTTCGGGCTCTTCCTGCCCCAGCCGGCCGCGACGGCCGCCGCCGCGCTGATCGCCGTCACCCAGCTCTGGCTGGTGCTCTCCGGCAACTTCGCCTGGCTGAACTGGCTCACCATCGCCCTCGCCGTCTCGGCGGTCGACGCCGACCGGCTGCCGTTCCCGCTCCCGGACCCGCCCGCCCGCCCCGCCGGACCGCTCTGGTACCAGGCCCTCGTGATCGCCCTCACCGCCCTGATCGCCGCACTCAGCTACTGGCCCGCCCGCAACCTGCTCTCGCACCACCAGCAGATGAACCGCTCCTTCAACCGGATCCACCTGGTCAACGCGTACGGCGCCTTCGGGACCGTCGGACGGCTGCGCCACGAGGTCGTGGTCGAGGGCACCGACGACCCCGCCGTCACCGACCGCACCACCTGGCACGAGTACGGCTTCAAGGGCAAGCCCGGCGCCGTCGGCCGGATACCGCGTCAGTTCGCCCCCTACCACCTGCGGCTCGACTGGCTGATGTGGTTCGCCGCCATCACCCCCTCGTACGCCAGGCCCTGGTTCGGCTCGTTCGTGGCCCGACTGTTGGTCAACGACCCGGACACCCTGGCCCTGCTGCGCCACAACCCCTTCCCGTCCGCCCCGCCGACCTTCGTCCGGGCACGCCTGTACCGCTACCGCTTCACCTCCTGGAGCGAACTGCGGGCCACCGGCGCCTGGTGGCACCGCACACCGGTGCACGACTACCTCCGCCCGTCGACCCGTCACGACCTCGCCCACCTGCTGCCCCCGCAGCGCCGCTGAGCGGTATACGACGTGATGCGTAGAGCGATACCGCGGCGGCGCGGCGAGTTGTACGGGCCCCGGTGCGTGCGTGCCTCGAACGCTCACCCGTATCCTGGGCCTCCGCGCCGTCCGAGCCGGGCTGCTCGCGACGCCCCGACCGCTGAAACCTTCCCCGCCAGCCTCCCGCCAGAACCGGACCTGCCATGACAGTGCGCTTTCTGAACGACGCCGACGCCACGGTGCCGGCCCCAGCGGAAACCCCGGACGGCGAAGGCCGCCGGAGCACCCGCGAGGAGCTCGGCCGGTACGCCGAACAGGGCGGCTTCACCCTGACCACCGAGACCCATCCCTGGATCGAGGCCGCCGACCACGTCACCGACCCCGAGGACGCCCGCGCCGCCACCACGGTGCTGGCCGAACTGCGCAACGGTGACATCCGCGCCGTCGGCGCGGCGGTCACCGGGCTGGCGGCCAAGGCCGGGCTCAACGTCCCGGAGACCCTGCACGGGCTCAACCTGCTGCTCGACGTCTTCCAGCGGGTCCAGCGCGCCTCCGGCACGCTCCGCGCCGACGTGTACGAGGCCGACCTCGAGTCGCTGATCGCCGCCACCGCGGACGGCCGCTGGCGCAAGCAGCGGGGCGTCAAGCTCTCGCTCGGACAGCGCTGGACGCTCCGCTCGCAGGCCAAGAGCCTCACGGTCGGCGGTCGCACCAGCCGCGCCGACCTGCACGCCGCCCTGACGGCCGCCGCCGAGGCCCGTACCGACTGGGTGGCCCTGGCCGACGACGACACCGCCGCCCGGCCGGTCGTCCCGGTCGGCGGCACCCTGATCGCCGAGACCGCGCAGGCCGTCGAGTCGCTCGGCACCGCCGTCCGCTCGCTGGGCCGCCTCCTGCCGGAGCGCGACCTGGAGGCCCTGCCCCTGGGCGAACTCGCCGACCTGGTCGACCGCCTGGCCGCCGACGAGGGCACCCTCTACCGGCTGCCCGCCTTGCACGCCGCGCGCGAGGAACTCGCCGAGGCCGGGCTCGAAACCCTGCTGACCGAGCTGGCCGAGCGTCAGGCGGACCGGGACGCGGCACTCGCCGCGTACGACCGCCAGGTCGGCGCGGAGGCCGACGTCGAGGCCGAGGAGCAGGCCGCCCGGCAGGCGCTCGCGGCCGGGCCGCGGGGGGAGGAGCCGACTGCGGCGGTCGAGGCGGAGACGGAGGTCGAGGCCGTCGAGGCGGTGGCCGAGCCTGCCGTCGAGCCGGTCGCCGTCGAGGAGCCGGTGGTCGAGGCCGAGGCCGAGCCGGTGGCCGAGGTCGTCGTCGAGGAGGCCCCCGCCGAGGAGCCCGTCGTCGAGCCGGTGGTCGAGGCCGAGGTTGTCGCCGAGCCGGTCGCCGTCGAGGCGGAGCCCGAGCCGGTCGTCGAGGCCGAGCCCGACGTCGAGCCCGTGGCCGACGTCGAGCCCGTGGCCGTCGAGGAGCCCGTTGTCGCCGAGCCGGTCGTCGAGGCCGAGCCCGTGGTCGAGCCGGTCGCCGTCGAGGCGGAGCCCGAGCCGGTGGTCGAGGTCGAGCCCGAGGTCGAGCCCGTGGCCGTCGAGGAGCCCGTCGTCGTCGAGGCCGAGCCCGTGGTCGAGCCGGTCGCCGTCGAGGCGGAGCCCGAGCCGGTCGTCGAGCCCGAGCCCGAGCCCGAGGTCGAGCCCGTGGCCGTCGAGGAGCCCGTCGTCGTGGAGCCGGCCGTCGAGCCTGAGCCCGTTGTCGCCGAGGAGCCCGTCGAGGAGCCCGCCGAGGCGCCGAAGAAGGCCCGTCGGCCGAAGAAGCCGGAGCTGACCGCCGGTCGGCCCGTCACCGCCTACACGCCCGCCGAGCTGACCTCGCTGGTGCGCTGGATCGACAGTGACGGTGTCGAGCGGTCCGAGGACGAGCTGCTGCGTGCCGCGATGAAGGAGCTGGGCTTCGCCCGGCTCGGGCCCCGGATCAAGGAGGCGCTCGGCGCCGCCGTCACCGAGGCCCGCGGCTGACGGCAGCCGCCGTTGCCCGACCGTGCCCGCCCGAGCGATCGCCGCTCGGGCGGGCACGTCGTCCGTGGCGGGCTTCCGTCACTCCCCGATGTCCTCGAACCACAGCTCCGGCCGTGCCGCGATGAATCCGGTCATCAGCCGGACGCACTCGGGGTCGTCCAGCACCGTGATGCCGACCCCGTGCTCGGCCAGCCACGCGTGGCCGCCCTCGAAGGTGCTCGCCTCGCCGATCACCACCCGGCCGATCCCGAACTGCCGTACCAGGCCCGAGCAGTACCAGCAGGGCGACAGCGTGGTGACCATCACCGTGCGTCCGTAGCCGCGGAGCCGCCCGGCCGCGCGGAAGGCCGCGGTCTCGGCGTGCATGGACGGATCCCCGTCCTGGACACGGCGGTTGTGCCCGCGTCCGAGCAGTTCGCCGTCGGCGCCGAACAGCGCGGCACCGATCGGGATCCCGCCCTCGGCCAGCCCGGTCCTGGCCTCCTCGACCGCCACCGCCAGCATCCGTTCGACGTCCACCGCGACCAACCACCGCTCTCCGCTCGCCGACCCGGCCCCTCATCATCGGGTACGCCTCCGGGCCGGGACAGTGTGCCGCTCCGCCGGCCGGGACGGCCGTGGGTCCCCGGCCGGCCCCGGCTACCGTCCGAAGCGCAGCGGTGCCAGGTGCTCGGGAGTGACGATCCGGGTGCCGGGCGCCGCGTGGCGGACCTCCGCGACCAGGCCGGCCAGGTCCATGGCCGGATCCTGGACCGCCGGGTCGGCCAGCGGGATCTCGAAGTTGTCCCAGTGGACCGGAACCACCGTCCGCGGGTTGCCGAGGGCCCGCAGCAGCCGCGGCACGTACCGGTGGGTGGCCTTGCTGCTCGGTACGGCGATCATCGCGACATCGGGCCGCAGCCCGGACAGGTTGCGCTCGACGAAGTCGCTCGCGCCCATCAGGAATGCTGCCGGTCCGTCCCCGAAGCGGATCTGGAAGGCGAGGGTGTCGCCCTCCGGCAGGTCCGCGATGGTGGCCGGCCGGGTGGCCGGCGGGGCCGTGAGGGTGCCGGGTGCGAAGTACCGGTACGAGGCGTTGCGGCTGTGCAGGCTCGCCACCACCTCCACCGTGCAGTAGCCGAAGTCGAGCACCTCGCCGCCCTTGACGACGACGAGCCGGCCCGGGTCCACGCCCATCGCCTGCAGCAGGTGGCAGGTGGTCTGGGTGGCGACGATCGGCGCGGCGCCGGTGGTGGCGAGGTACGGCACGTCGCTGACGTGGTCCCAGTGGCTGTGGCTGACCAGGATCAGGTCGGGCCGGCCCGCGTGCTCGGTCACCAGGTCGGGCCGGACCGACAGCTCCGTCCTCGGGTTGAACGCGCCCTTCGCCAGGCCGGTGTCGAAGCGGGTGATGTACGGGTCGAAGAGGACGTTCTTCCCGCCGGACTCCATCCGCCAGCCGGACGTGCCGAGCCAGCGGAAGACCGGGTCGCCCGTCGGCGGCGTGGCTGTCGGGCTGGCTGTCGGGCTGGCTGTCGGCGTGGGCTCGGCGGCCTCCGCCGTCCCGCCGAGCGCGCCCATCACCGGCAGGACGGCCGCCCCCGCGACGGCCGTCCGCAGGAATCCGCGGCGTCCCACCGGGTTCCCGGCCGGCTCTCCGTCCGTGTCGTCGATCGTCTTTCGATCCGTCATGTCTCCCCAGCCGTGGTCGGGTTCGGATACGCACGCCCGTTCGGGCGCGCAGCGGAGGAGACTGCCGACGAGGCCGCTCCGGTTCCCGCGGCCCCGCCCCGGATCGGGTCGGCGCGGGCCCCGTAGGCTGCGGGTATGCGAGATTTTGCGGCGGGGGTCGGCTATCTGTTCAAGGGGCAGCGCTGGGTGGTGCGGCACGGGCGGTGGTGGGGTTTCGGGATGATTCCCGCCCTGATCACGCTGGTCGGCTACGTGGCGGCGCTGACCGCGCTGGTGGTCTGGTCGGGCGATCTCGCGGACTGGGCGACGCCGTTCGCCGACCACTGGGCCTCGCCGTGGCAAGGGCTGCTGCGCGGGCTGGTGGTGGCGGTGGTGGTGGCGGCCAGCGGGCTGCTGTCGCTGGTGACGTTCACCGCGGCCACCCTGCTGGTCGGGCAGCCGTTCTACGAGTCGCTGTGCGAGAAGGTGGACGAGAGCGAGGGCGGCGCCCCGCCGGCGCCCGAGGTGTCGCTCTGGCGCGAGCTGCTGGTCTCCGCGCGGGACAGCGTCCAGGTGCTGCTGCGGGTGGTCGGCTTCGGTGTACTGCTCTTCGCCGCCGGATTCGTGCCGCTGGTCGGCCAGACCGTGGTGCCGGTGCTCGGCGTCTGCGTGTCCGGCTACTACCTGACGGCCGAGCTGTCGGCGGTGGCCCTGCAGCGCCGGGGGATACCGCAGCGCGAGCGGCTGCGGCTGCTGCGCGGCCGGATGCCGCTGACGCTGGGCTTCGGGGTGGGTGTGACGCTGCTCTTCCTGGTGCCGTTCGTGACGGTGCTGGCGATGCCGGGTGCGGTGGCCGGTGCGACCCTGCTGGGGCGCGACCTGGCACCGGTCGAGCCGGACGAGTTGGTCGAGCCGGACGCCGAGGAGCCGGCCGAGTCGGACGGGGACGTGCCGATCGACCTCTCCAAGGACTGACGCCGGGGAAATCCGGAAATGGCACAGGGAATTCATGGACGGCTATTCTTTCGAATTCCCTGTGCAATTTGACAGTGCGGCGGCCGGTGCACCATAAATTCCCTCATGACTGCACCGGTGCGCGCCGAGATCCAGCCCGGAATCGACCTGGCGGATCCGGGGTTCTGGCGGCTGCCCGACGCGGACCGGGCCGCGGCCTTCGCGCAGCTGCGCGCCCTGGACCGTCCGGCGGTCTTCACCGACCGCGCCACCGGCCGCCGTTTCCACGCGCTCGTCCGGCACGCCGACGTGGTGGCGGCGAGCCGGACGCCCGAGGTGTTCCTCAGCGGCCCCGGCGTCACCACCCCCGAGCCGGCCCGCTGGGTACGCGCCCTGTTCGGCGACTCGATGGTCAACCTGGACGACCCCCGCCACGCCGATCTGCGGCGGATCGTCTCCCGGGCGTTCACCCCGCGGCTGATCGCCCGGGTCGAGGAGGACATCCGGCGGGTGGCCGGACGGATCGTCGACGAGGTGGTCGAGAGCCGGCCGCAGGACTTCGTCACCGCGGTCGCCGCCGAGCTGCCGTACCAGGTGATCTGCACCATGATGGGCATCCCCGAGCGGCAGCGCCGGGAGATCCTCGCGCAGATCAACCACGCCTCCGAGAACACCGGCGTGGCCCGCAGCCGGATCCGCGTCCCCGGGCGCGGCCTGCGGGCGCTGGCCCGGATGCAGGCCGTGATCGCCGCGCTCGGCCGGGAGCGCCGACGGCATCCCGCCGACGACCTGATCTCGGCCCTGGTCACCGCCGACGTGGACGGCAAGCACCTCAGCTCCCGGGAGCTGGGCGCCTTCTTCTCGCTGCTGCTGGTGGCCGGGGTGGAGACGACCCGCAACGCACTCGCCCACGGCCTCCACCTGCTGACCGAGCACCCCGACCAACGCGCCCTGCTCGCCGAGGACTTCGACGCCCGGATCGGCGGCGCGGTGGAGGAGATCGTCCGGTACAGCACCCCGATCATCCAGTTCCGCCGCACCCTCGCCACCGACCACGTCCTGAACGGCACCCCGCTCGCCAAGGGCGACAAGGTGGTGCTGTTCTTCGGCTCGGCCAACCGCGACGAGGCCGTCTTCACCGACCCGGACGCCTTCGACATCACCCGCTCGCCCAACCCGCACCTGGGCTTCGGCGGCGGGGGCCCGCACTTCTGCCTCGGCGCCTACCTGGCCCGCCAGGAGATGAAGGTGCTCTACCAGGAGCTGTTCACCCGCCTCCCGGACATCCGCTCGGTGGGTTCGCCCGAGCTGATCCCGTCCAGCTTCGACAACCGGGTCAGGTCGCTGCGCTTCGGTTTCACACCCGCGGCCTGACCGGCCAGTCCCGCATCGTACGGTTCGGCCGGCCCGCTTGTCCGAACCGGAGTACACCGCCGCCGCTCCTCCCGCCCTACGGTTCCGGGAACGTACGAGGAGAGGCGGCCGCGGTGCACCGTTCCGTTCACGACTGGCTCATTCACGACTACCGGGAGGACGACCTGGCGGCGGTCGTGCACCTCATCGACACCACGGCCGAGCTGGGCCAGGAGTCGGTGTTCTCGCTGGCGGAGTGCATCACCGCGCTCACCTCCCGCCAGCCCGCCGTGGTCGCCGTCAGCCAGGGGGTCCCGATCGGCACCGCGCTGGCCCACCTGGCCGGCGACCGGGCCTGGGTGATGCGGATCGCGATCTCCCCGCTCTGGCGCGGCCGGGGCCTGGCCAGCGCGCTGCTGCGCGAGCTGGAACGGCGGCTGGTCGCCCGGCGGGTGCGCCGGATCGCGTACGTGCTGCCGGAGGAGGAGCTGCTCGGCGAGGGCCTGCGCAACGCCGGCTACACCCGGCGCCCGGCGGTCGCGTACTTCGAGAAGGCCGAGCCCGCGGCCGGGCCGGCCGCCAACCTGCTGGAGGAGCTCGGCGGGCGGCTGCTCCCGGGCGACCTGTGGGACAAGGTGGCCGGCATGGAGACGGAGAAGAACCTGATCGAGCGCCGGGTGGTGCTCCCGCTGGCCGAGCCGGAGCGGGCCGCCCGGCACGGGGTCCGGCCGCCGCGGGCGATCGCGCTGTTCGGCCCGCCGGGCACCGGCAAGACCACCTTCGCCCGGGCCGTCGCCTCCCGCCTCGGCTGGCCGTTCGTCGAACTGCTGCCCTCCCGGCTGGCGGACGAGGGCAACCTCGCAGCCGCCCTGCGGACCGCGTTCGCCCGGATCGCGCGGCTGGAGCGGGTGCTGGTCTTCATCGACGAGGTGGAGGAGATCGCCCCGACCCGCGCCGAGGGCGCGGTGGGCGGGATGCACGGGGTCACCAACGAGCTGCTCAAGCTGATCCCGGGCTTCCGCGAGGGCGAGGAGCGGCTGCTGGTCTGCGCGACCAACTCGATCCGCTCGCTGGACTCCGCCTTCCTGCGCCCGGGCCGCTTCGACTACCTGATCCCGATCGGCACCCCCGACCCCGAGGCCAGGGCCGCCATCTGGTCCCGGTACGCGGTGACCAGGACCGACGTCGACCTGGAGGTACTGGTGAGGCGGACCGAGCTGTTCACCCCCGCCGACATCGAGCACGCCGCCCGGATCGCCGCCCAGGCCGCCTTCGAACGGGACCTCGGCGAGATCGGCAGCCGGCCGGCCGGGGCGACCACCGAGGACTACCTGGCGGCGATCGCCCAGTGCCGGCCGACGGTGACCCCCGCGATGGTCGAGGAGTTCACCGCCGACATCGGCTCGCACGCCCGGGTCTGACCCCGGGCCCGCGGCTTCCGGGGGCGGGACGGGGCCGGGTGCCTCAGGCCCCGGGGTGGGCGCCGACCGCGTCCCGGATCTGCTCGCCGAGGCCGCCGTCCCTCCGGGCGCAGTTGGCGCAGCAGAAGAACCTGCCGGAGACCTCGACCCCGTGGCCGACGATCCGTACCTCGCAGTACTCG
Proteins encoded:
- a CDS encoding EamA family transporter; protein product: MSSSAPRATADATSPGPAPTPARPALGGAVWAALGIVYVVWGSTYLAIRVAVETMPPFLSASARFFAAAPLLALLLLWRQGPAALRVTGRQLGSAVVVGLLLLVGGNGLVVLAERSVPSGLTALLVASVPLWVVLLNLSTGRRPPLATLAGVLLGLVGLAVLTSPGLSGEVRLSGLLSVVLAALIWAFGSFLAGKLEMPANPMAASVYEMFAAGVGALLLAVLRGEPQHFELAAVSTRSWLALAYLCSFGSLIAFTAYAWLLQRAPLSLVATYAYVNPVVAVVLGWLVLAEPLTWPVLLGGAIVVSGVFLVVRAER
- a CDS encoding ATP-binding protein, whose product is MHRSVHDWLIHDYREDDLAAVVHLIDTTAELGQESVFSLAECITALTSRQPAVVAVSQGVPIGTALAHLAGDRAWVMRIAISPLWRGRGLASALLRELERRLVARRVRRIAYVLPEEELLGEGLRNAGYTRRPAVAYFEKAEPAAGPAANLLEELGGRLLPGDLWDKVAGMETEKNLIERRVVLPLAEPERAARHGVRPPRAIALFGPPGTGKTTFARAVASRLGWPFVELLPSRLADEGNLAAALRTAFARIARLERVLVFIDEVEEIAPTRAEGAVGGMHGVTNELLKLIPGFREGEERLLVCATNSIRSLDSAFLRPGRFDYLIPIGTPDPEARAAIWSRYAVTRTDVDLEVLVRRTELFTPADIEHAARIAAQAAFERDLGEIGSRPAGATTEDYLAAIAQCRPTVTPAMVEEFTADIGSHARV
- a CDS encoding cytochrome P450, whose amino-acid sequence is MTAPVRAEIQPGIDLADPGFWRLPDADRAAAFAQLRALDRPAVFTDRATGRRFHALVRHADVVAASRTPEVFLSGPGVTTPEPARWVRALFGDSMVNLDDPRHADLRRIVSRAFTPRLIARVEEDIRRVAGRIVDEVVESRPQDFVTAVAAELPYQVICTMMGIPERQRREILAQINHASENTGVARSRIRVPGRGLRALARMQAVIAALGRERRRHPADDLISALVTADVDGKHLSSRELGAFFSLLLVAGVETTRNALAHGLHLLTEHPDQRALLAEDFDARIGGAVEEIVRYSTPIIQFRRTLATDHVLNGTPLAKGDKVVLFFGSANRDEAVFTDPDAFDITRSPNPHLGFGGGGPHFCLGAYLARQEMKVLYQELFTRLPDIRSVGSPELIPSSFDNRVRSLRFGFTPAA
- a CDS encoding lipase maturation factor family protein, whose product is MEWFAAPEYWLAREVFQRLLAAVYLTAFVAAANQFRALIGERGMLPVPEFTARVPARHSPSLFHLHYSDRAFAAAARTGAALSAALLAGVDDLLPLWAAMTLWGVLWVLYLSIVNVGQTWYAFGWESLLLETGFLAAFLGNDEVAPPVLVLWLLRWLLFRVEFGAGLIKWRGDRCWRDLTCLYYHHETQPMPGPLSWFFHHLPRPLHRVEVAANHLVQLVVPFGLFLPQPAATAAAALIAVTQLWLVLSGNFAWLNWLTIALAVSAVDADRLPFPLPDPPARPAGPLWYQALVIALTALIAALSYWPARNLLSHHQQMNRSFNRIHLVNAYGAFGTVGRLRHEVVVEGTDDPAVTDRTTWHEYGFKGKPGAVGRIPRQFAPYHLRLDWLMWFAAITPSYARPWFGSFVARLLVNDPDTLALLRHNPFPSAPPTFVRARLYRYRFTSWSELRATGAWWHRTPVHDYLRPSTRHDLAHLLPPQRR
- a CDS encoding Prokaryotic metallothionein, with product MAVCVVCKNDYWLAFEIKTVSGDTYTFDSFECAMEKLAPRCEYCEVRIVGHGVEVSGRFFCCANCARRDGGLGEQIRDAVGAHPGA
- a CDS encoding MBL fold metallo-hydrolase — its product is MTDRKTIDDTDGEPAGNPVGRRGFLRTAVAGAAVLPVMGALGGTAEAAEPTPTASPTASPTATPPTGDPVFRWLGTSGWRMESGGKNVLFDPYITRFDTGLAKGAFNPRTELSVRPDLVTEHAGRPDLILVSHSHWDHVSDVPYLATTGAAPIVATQTTCHLLQAMGVDPGRLVVVKGGEVLDFGYCTVEVVASLHSRNASYRYFAPGTLTAPPATRPATIADLPEGDTLAFQIRFGDGPAAFLMGASDFVERNLSGLRPDVAMIAVPSSKATHRYVPRLLRALGNPRTVVPVHWDNFEIPLADPAVQDPAMDLAGLVAEVRHAAPGTRIVTPEHLAPLRFGR
- a CDS encoding EI24 domain-containing protein, with the protein product MRDFAAGVGYLFKGQRWVVRHGRWWGFGMIPALITLVGYVAALTALVVWSGDLADWATPFADHWASPWQGLLRGLVVAVVVAASGLLSLVTFTAATLLVGQPFYESLCEKVDESEGGAPPAPEVSLWRELLVSARDSVQVLLRVVGFGVLLFAAGFVPLVGQTVVPVLGVCVSGYYLTAELSAVALQRRGIPQRERLRLLRGRMPLTLGFGVGVTLLFLVPFVTVLAMPGAVAGATLLGRDLAPVEPDELVEPDAEEPAESDGDVPIDLSKD
- a CDS encoding nucleoside deaminase is translated as MLAVAVEEARTGLAEGGIPIGAALFGADGELLGRGHNRRVQDGDPSMHAETAAFRAAGRLRGYGRTVMVTTLSPCWYCSGLVRQFGIGRVVIGEASTFEGGHAWLAEHGVGITVLDDPECVRLMTGFIAARPELWFEDIGE